The Rubricoccus marinus nucleotide sequence GTCCCCGTCGTGATCGACACCGAGAGCGAGGACTCCGCGGCGTAACACCTGCGCCGTTTGGGATTCAGCCTCTGGCGAGCCTCCATGGCGCCAGAGGCCCCGACTTAGTGCCCGCCCGTGTGGGCTTCGGCCTTGCCCGCGAGAGACACGCCCTGCGAGAGCGCGAGGCCGGGAGCCGTCGCGCGGATGATGTAGACGCCGGGGCGCGAGGCGCCAGCGGCCCACACGAAGTCGGTCTGCCCTGCGGCGGCCACCCCTTCGTAGATCACGTCGACCTCGCGGCCTCTGGCGTCGAACACCGCGACGCGTACGGTTTCGGACTGCACAAGCGTGAGCACGAGGCGGACGGACCCCGTAAACGGGTTCTCGCTCGCGAGGGTCAGGCTCGCGCTGGCGTCGGGCGCCTCTTCCGTGGACGTGTTGGACGTGACGGTGATGGAGCCCTGCATAACGCCCGAGTGCGGGTCGCACTGGTACGTGGAGGTACCGATCTGGCTAAACGTGAACTCGTAGGTCCACCCCGCCCCGACGTCCGGGCGCCCGAAGGCCTCCGGCCCCGACAGCTGCGAGACGTTGTGGGCGCCGTCCTCGTTGACCCACCGGA carries:
- a CDS encoding plastocyanin/azurin family copper-binding protein, whose translation is MRTFLLALLLCASGASAQTTHTVVVRSFTFTPAALTIEAGDTVRWVNEDGAHNVSQLSGPEAFGRPDVGAGWTYEFTFSQIGTSTYQCDPHSGVMQGSITVTSNTSTEEAPDASASLTLASENPFTGSVRLVLTLVQSETVRVAVFDARGREVDVIYEGVAAAGQTDFVWAAGASRPGVYIIRATAPGLALSQGVSLAGKAEAHTGGH